The following are encoded in a window of Brettanomyces bruxellensis chromosome 9, complete sequence genomic DNA:
- a CDS encoding uncharacterized protein (BUSCO:EOG09261HZD), producing the protein MSDSLFLGFDLSTQQLKIISTYSNLKHHKTYKVDFDEAFSKKYHIKKGVQSEESTGEIFTPVQVWIEAVQLCFDRMKADKFPFEKVRALSGSCQQHGSVYWSRDAPKLLSDLCHSKKSMLETLFPGAFTFKIAPNWQDHSTAKEISLFESVAGGANNLSQITGSRAHYRFTGPQIRKMAVRKDPELYRETYRISLVSSFLSSLLCGKIVALDEADACGMNLYDLQKNDYDDKLLSLAAGTCPEVDGCDEKTACDGISELRKKLGKVHPIGYKSIGVVSRYFVSKYGFSPDCKVYSFTGDNLATILALPLAKNDLLVSMGTSTTVLLVTDKYKPSPNYHVFKHPTNKDQYMGMLCYCNGALARERIRNAINNKYGGKKGDWTKFDAILDKSKPMNGKLEVGIYFPLGEIIPNAKPCERRFRFDANENALLEICKDSLQWTIEEDVAAIIESQALSCRLRVGPMIANSGGTDNEESPDIHSSDYKLSKMIKGKCEKDVLKKLTDRYGDIKSDGSYQHPLALVSKPNKVFYVGGSSQNLSIVRKYCSILGAQEGNYRIDLSDACALGGCYKSLWSYLVEKHGIDNIHNYDHWLAKNYNWDDYVDRVGKYDDLWNEYVDGVGILSVAEQRLKQ; encoded by the coding sequence atGTCGGACAGTTTGTTTCTTGGTTTTGACCTCTCAACTCAGCAGTTGAAGATCATTTCAACATACTCGAATTTGAAGCACCACAAGACTTATAAGGTTGATTTCGACGAAGCGttctcaaaaaaatatcacatTAAGAAAGGTGTTCAATCAGAAGAAAGTACTGGGGAGATATTTACACCTGTTCAGGTTTGGATAGAGGCGGTTCAGCTTTGCTTTGACCGAATGAAGGCGGACAAATTTCCGTTCGAAAAGGTTAGAGCATTGTCTGGATCATGTCAACAACATGGTTCTGTTTATTGGTCTCGGGATGCTCCAAAGTTACTTTCAGATCTTTGCCACTCCAAGAAATCGATGCTAGAAACGTTGTTTCCTGGTGCATTTACCTTTAAAATTGCTCCAAACTGGCAGGATCATTCCACCGCCAAGgaaatttcattatttgagAGTGTTGCCGGCGGTGCAAATAATTTGAGCCAAATTACAGGTTCTCGGGCACATTATCGGTTTACGGGTCCGCAAATAAGGAAGATGGCTGTTAGAAAGGATCCAGAATTGTATAGAGAGACATATAGAATTTCCCTTGTTTCGAGTTTTCTGAGCTCTCTTCTATGCGGAAAGATCGTTGCATTAGATGAAGCGGATGCGTGTGGTATGAATCTTTATGATTTACAAAAGAATGATTATGACGACAAACTTTTGTCATTGGCCGCAGGAACATGTCCAGAAGTTGATGGATGCGATGAAAAAACTGCTTGCGATGGTATTTCGGAATtgaggaagaagttggGAAAAGTGCACCCTATTGGATACAAGTCAATTGGTGTAGTGAGTAgatattttgtttcaaagTATGGATTTTCGCCTGATTGTAAGGTGTATTCGTTTACTGGGGACAATTTAGCTACGATATTGGCTCTTCCATTGGCTAAGAATGATTTACTTGTTTCAATGGGTACCTCAACAACAGTTTTATTAGTAACGGATAAGTACAAGCCAAGTCCTAATTATCATGTTTTCAAGCATCCTACTAATAAGGATCAGTACATGGGAATGCTATGCTATTGCAATGGAGCTCTTGCAAGAGAGCGTATAAGAAATGCGATTAACAATAAGTATGGTGGAAAGAAAGGCGACTGGACTAAGTTTGATGCCATATTAGACAAATCGAAACCAATGAACGGAAAACTTGAGGTGGGCATTTACTTTCCTTTAGGTGAGATCATTCCGAATGCCAAACCATGTGAAAGAAGATTTAGATTCGACGCGAATGAGAATGCGTTGCTGGAAATTTGTAAAGACAGTTTGCAGTGGACCATCGAGGAAGATGTTGCTGCAATTATTGAATCACAAGCTCTCAGCTGCAGACTTAGGGTTGGACCAATGATTGCAAATTCAGGGGGCACTGATAATGAGGAATCACCAGATATTCATAGCTCGGACTACAAGCTAAGTAAGATGATCAAAGGGAagtgtgaaaaagatgttttgaagaagctAACCGATAGATACGGTGATATAAAATCGGATGGAAGCTACCAACATCCTTTGGCACTTGTCTCCAAGCCAAATAAGGTTTTTTATGTGGGAGGATCTTCCCAAAACTTATCTATTGTGCGGAAATATTGCTCTATCTTAGGGGCACAGGAAGGAAACTATCGGATCGATTTAAGCGATGCTTGTGCACTTGGTGGTTGCTATAAGAGCTTGTGGTCGTATTTAGTGGAGAAGCATGGAATTGACAATATTCACAACTATGATCACTGGCTTGCAAAAAACTACAATTGGGACGATTACGTCGATCGGGTGGGCAAATATGATGATCTGTGGAACGAATACGTGGATGGTGTTGGAATCTTGAGTGTTGCAGAACAGCGTCTAAAGCAGTAG